CGGATTTCATGATCGATCGGTATCGCCCGGTGGCTGGTGTTGGGAGAGCCCGCCTCAAGTAGTTTCGGCTATGTGCACGGATGACAATAGAGCGTTAGGTATCGTCGTTCGTTTCGGGAGCCGTCGCGACGCCGGCGTCGCTCGAGGTGTCGGGCCCCGGTTCGTCGTCGTTGGCGTCGATGTATCGTTGATAGTGGCGATACCGGCGCACGGTAAAGACGGTACAGGCGAGTCCGATCACGAAGAGTATGCCGGCGGTTCTCGTCGCGCCCTCGAAGACGAGAAACAGCGCGGCAAGCGCGTACGTGAGCACCGCCCCGTTGACGAAGAGCACCATTGCCCAGAAGGTTTCGCGTAGCTCCGTCGGGACGTCGGCCTCGTCGGTCGAAACCTCCGGTTCAGCGGGCTCGACGGACTCCTCGGACTCGAAATCTTCACGAATATCCGACCAGAACCCGCCGCCCGCGTCCTCGGACGACACCTGAGGAATCGTGAAGGAATCGCTCTCGGGATCGCGAAACTCCTCTTCCGGATCGTACTCGTCGCGTTCGTCGTCGGGCCGGTCGGATCCCACACGTCAACGGTGGAGCAGCCAGCAAAAAAGGGTTCGCGTTCGGAGCGATCGGTCGGGCGGCGCGGGCGGGAGCGGAGTCCGTCAGGCCAGTTCGGACAGCGTGAGGGTTCGAGAAGTCTCCACCCACGCGAGCGGGTTCTCGGCGTCGTAGAAGACGACACCGTCGTCCGTCTCGTAGGACTCGATCGTCGCGGTGCCCTCGGGCTGGC
Above is a genomic segment from Haloterrigena salifodinae containing:
- a CDS encoding DUF7331 family protein translates to MIEVSTNADDTTDRSEPRSQPEGTATIESYETDDGVVFYDAENPLAWVETSRTLTLSELA
- a CDS encoding DUF7322 domain-containing protein, which encodes MGSDRPDDERDEYDPEEEFRDPESDSFTIPQVSSEDAGGGFWSDIREDFESEESVEPAEPEVSTDEADVPTELRETFWAMVLFVNGAVLTYALAALFLVFEGATRTAGILFVIGLACTVFTVRRYRHYQRYIDANDDEPGPDTSSDAGVATAPETNDDT